TCTAATGAAGATTTGAAACCTTGAATCTTGGATTCTGTCGCCAACCAGCGGACAACATCTTCGTCGGTAATCTTTAAAACATCATCAGCCAATTCACTGAGGTGAGATGGTTTATTGTGCTTCCAAACGTGCGTCGTAAACATGCGATAAAGATCATCATAGCAAATGCCTTGAAGTCCATTACTGTGGAGTTGACGAAGTTTCAGTGTTAAAAGTAACTTAAATTGTTGCGAATTATTTTGCATCGTTTCACCCCATTCATACCTAACATAATACACGAAATTCCCCAAATAAAAAACTCTTATTGAAGAGTTTTCACGTATTCCTTATATATGTTACCACGTTGCTCAAAATTATCAAATTGGTCATAACTTGCACACGCGGGCGATAGAACAACAATATCTCCACTGTTAGCGACATTTTTGGCTGAATCGAATGCTTCTTTCATTGTTTTGACAACAAAAGCATCGGGAAAAATTTCTTCTATTTGTTGTGCACTTTCACCAAAAACAAATAATTTCTTTATTTTGTGGGTATATGGACGTAATATTTCAAAAGAAATATGCTTATCGTAACCACCAGCGAGTAAAATAATGGGTTGATCAAATGCACGAAGGCAAACTTCTGTGGATTCTGGGTTTGTTGCTTTTGAATCGTTATAGTATCGTATCGAATCTATCTCAGCAACAAATTCAATGCGGTGCTCTACGCCTGCAAATGATGCAATGACGTTTGCAATATCAGCAATTGATACACCAGCAAGGTAAGCAATTGTCGCAGCCATAGCTGCGTTCATCACATTATGATCTCCTACAAGTTTCAAATCTTTACGGTTAAACAATGGTATCCCATCGTAAACTATGACACCATCGACCATCATAACATCTGCATTACTTGTAAGAGAAATATCAATTACATTTCCTTGAAATTCGTGTGTTAATGACGCAATATTCGCATCATCAATGTTCCTTACAAACGTACCGACCCGAGGCAAAATACTCAATTTCGCATCATAGTAATCTTGCACACTCGCATAGCGGTCCAAGTGATCCGGGCTTAAGTTAAGTAATCCATAAACTTTCGGCGCAAATGTTGGTGTTCCCTCCATTTGGAATGCTGATATTTCCAATGCTACATCACGTACGAAATCTCGATCCCGAAAAACAGCATCGCTCAAAGCATACCCAACGTTTCCTGCAAGGAGTGCACTGGACGCCTTAGCAAGCAACATCTCATGAAGCAATGTTACCGTTGTTGTTTTTCCATTGGTACCAGAAACTGCATAATAGTTATACGATTGGCTGAATCGCGTTGCGACTTCAATTTCATTAAGAACTACTGGAAACTGCAAAACAAGCGGATGCTCATTTGGTATTCCTGGATTCTTTACGACGATGTCGTAATCATCTACAAGACTCATATCACGATCATCAAGGGAAATCGTGATCCCTGCATCTTTAAGTTCTTGAATTTGGTCAAATGTTTGATTGGTTGTGAGTGTCACAGCATACCCTTCGCGATTAAGAAGGTGTGCAACTGCAATGCCAGAACGTGCCCCTCCGATTACAAGTGCTTTCATGAGAGACTCAATAGGACAAAGCCTATTACCATGCAAACCAAACCGATTCCATAGAACATATTAACAACATCCGCTTCATCCCAACCATTTAGTGTGAAACTGTAATGAATGGGTGTAAAACGGAAGATTCGTTTTTTTCGTAGTTTCCATGATATCTTTTGAATAATTACACACAGTGTTTCAAATACAAAAACTCCGGCAACGACAACAAGAATTACTTCTTTTCCTAAGACAATAGCGACGGCAGCAAGCGCTGCACCAAGTGCTAAAGAACCAACATCACCCATAAAGATGCGCGCAGGTTTTCGATTGAAAAATAGGAAAGCAATCAACCCTCCGATTATTGCAAGAATAAAGAGAAGCACCCCAAAGTTACCAACCTTGTAAGCATAGTAAGCAAAAGGAATGAAAGCGATAAGCGATGTCCCCCCAGCAAGACCATCCATACCATCTGTTAAGTTTACAGCATTGGATGCTCCTGACAGCATAAACATTACCAACGGTAAGTAGAATATGCCAAGGTTAATGGGTGTTTTAAGAAAAGGAATTGAAAGCATATTATCGCCTCCAGTAAGGATGTAAACTGCATAAAATACAACAGACAATCCTAGTTGAGCAGCCATTTTTGTTTTAGCAGAAATTCCATCATTCTTTCCTTCGGTAACAATCTTATAATCATCAACAAATCCAATAAGAGCATAGCTACCATAGACCATAATGAGCAAAAACAGATCACGATTCAGTGTAAAGCCATTTAGGATCACCATAACGATTATCGGAACAGCGACAAACACTGCACCACCAAATGTTACAGTTTTCTTTTTTTCTTTAAATGCATCGGGTGCAAACTCATTTACTTCTTGCTTTGAACCCTTACTTTCTAAGAATTCAATGAATTTCGGATAGACGAAGACTCCTACAACTGCCGACGCTATCATCGCGAATATTGCTTTTTCCATAACTCTTTCTCCTTAATACAAGTTATATTGTACCAAAACTATTGTAAATTGACACTAATTACTGAATCTTGTGTCAATACTGTTCCGGCAGGAATGGATTGTGTCGTGGTAAAACCAAACCCAGTGATCTCAACACTCACTCCTGTCAAACTCCAAAAACTTGTAACTTCTTTGTATGACCATCCCGTCATGTCCGGCATGGTGATTTCAGTTCCCCCTGTATAGAGCATGATACGTTCCCCAGTAATCATTTCATAACCATATGTTGGGAACTGCGAGATTACTTGTGTGCCATTCCCAATGATTATTGGATTCATACCTTTACCTTTTAGCGTTTCAGCAGCGGTATTGGCATTAATATTTACATAGTTGTCAACTTTAACTGGTTTTACCTCTGTAACAACTTCATTTCCTTTTTCTTGGCCTAAACTTAGTGAGTTTACGGCCGTCTTAACAACTTTGTTCACATGGACTGCCGAATAGTCAACATCATGTCCATAATTTGCAATGTAGGCTGTGTATACGATGACTTCTGGATCATCGTAAGGAAACCCTAATGCACTTGAGAAGATGTATTGTGTTGGTGAATATACACCATCAACTACCATCTGTGCGGTACCGGTTTTTCCGATTACTTCAATTTCAGGAATATCGAAACGACGTGCCGATCCTTTTGTCACAACCAAGCGCATAAGATCGCGCATGTGTTGTGCCGTTTCCGGTTTATAGACCGCCCCTAGATTCTTTGTTTGTCCTTGAAAGAGAACTTCATTTGTAACTGGGTCTGTAATTGAATCGATAAAGTATGGTTGAATAACACTGCCATCACCCATCACAGATGTGTACGCTTGCGCCATTTGCGCCATTGTAACAGTCATCCCTTGGCCAAAGGCATTTGTTATGGTACCCAAGACTGATACGTCATCTGCACCCGAATCTCCTGCATACCCTGAGATTCCTTCTGTCTCCAATGGTGAGAAGAACTTCAGTTTTCTAAGATATTCCATATATACATTGTAATCAAGTTTGTTTGTCATCAATTCAGCAATCATAACGTTTGATGAAATCGCATAACCATAATCATATGGAATTGAACCATAGTTTATTTCACCCGCATTTGTAATTGTATGAATCGCATTGTCCGGATCAGACAAGCGTACCGCTTTCCCATCACTATCACCAACGTAAAATGCTCCGGAGTAGAATGTTTCCGCATCATCCCATTTTCCAGTGTCAATGGCGGACGCAACAGAGAATGTTTTCATCGTTGATCCAGGTTCGTAGGTCCACTGTGAAACACCGTCTTCATAGGTATTGTTTGGATTATCTGGATCCAGTCCAGGGTATTCACCCCATCCAAGTACTCGGCCAGTTTTCGCCTCAACAACAATCCCCCAAGCGGCACTTGCCTTAACATTGGGATCATTAACGATCCCTTTAAGGGAATCCTCTAATTGATACTGAATGTTTGTGTCAAGAGTAAGTTTGATGTTTTTTCCGTTTTTACTATCACGTTTTCGTACTTCTACAGAACGCAATTTATAGCCATCGCGATCCTGTTGGTAACTCTCGTATCCGTCAACTCCTGTAAGGTAGTCATTATACTTTCCTTCAAGCCCCATCATACCTTTTATTGACTCAGTTTCATCATCATAACCGGTATATCCGATAAGCTTTGATGCAAAGTCACGTCCAGGATATACACGTGTCAGCACTTCCTGAAATCCCAGACCTTTAAGACCTGAATTCTCGAGTTGTTCTTTTTGACTTGCCGAGATGGCTTTACCTTCAAAGCCAAACTCAACTTGTTTCGCATCAGAATTTAAAATCCCTAATACGTCGTCATAGGGTTTATTAATAATCTCTGATATGATACGCGCGCCTTCTTCTTTGTCGACAATATGGGCTGGTTCACCGTTTGCGCCAACGCGATCAGGATCAATATTTGCGCTCAAAAGATACGCAGTAACATCATGGGCGAGTACTGCACCATTTTTATCAAGAATAAGACCACGCTCTCCGTACAGAATGTTTGTGACATCTTGGATTCCGTTTATTTCTGCCTTGATGTCAGTCCCTGAGTTCAAGTGATAACCAAATACCGCAACAATAAAAATATTGGCACTCACAATAACAAAGATGAGTGCCATTACGATAGACATAATAAATACTTTGAGATTAGTTTTCCGTTTCAAAACTACTCGCCTCTAACTGTAACGGTATTTTCGCTTGCTTTAAGGCCTGCTTCTGCGGCGATTGCGACAACACGGTTTGTATCTTGAAGTGCTAAGATTTCGGACTTTACAGCTTCATTTTCTGTTTTAATCTGTGCTACTTGATTTTCAATATCTTGAATGTCATTTGCAAGGCTTTGATTCATGGTTCTCACAAACACCTGCGTACCAAATGCGAGCAAGAGTGCAAGCGTAAATACGGTACCCACAAGTCCACTCCATCTGATTTTTTTTCTCTTTTTAACGATTACATGCTTTGCCATACGTTATACCACCCTTTCAATACCCCTTAGTATTGCGCTATGCGCTCTGTTGTTATCTTCCAGTTCCCATTTGGAAGCCTTTGTTCCTTTCGAAATTAATTTGTAATGTAATATCTCTTCTTGAACGACTGGAATCCGAGGATTCACTTTTGCAGGTTTTCCATAATTATTGAAAATTGTTTTAACAATGCGATCCTCAATCGAATGGAATGTGATTACCACAACCCTGCCACCGACCTTGATGAGGTTTACGGCTTGATCAACTGCGTCTTTTGCTTCTGCAAATTCGTTGTTTACTTCAATTCGTAATGCTTGAAATGTTTTCTTGGCTGGATGTCCTTTTTTAAGTTCTTTCGCAGGATATGCCGCCTTGATGCATTCAACCAACTCGAATGTCGTTGTTACCGGACGTCTTCTGAGAATGTGCTTCACAATTGCGTGTGCATAGCGTTCTTCAGAATGTTCTTTAAGAATTCGAATGAGGTCTTCTTCACTGTAGTTGTTGACAACTTCGTAAGCACTCAATGCTTGTGTTTGATCCATACGCATATCCAAGCGTGCATCAAAGCGATAGCTGAATCCGCGTTCTGGATCATCAAACTGTGGCGATGATACGCCGAGATCGAATAACACACCATCAACTTCTGTAATCCCTAGTTCATCGAGTTTTTCTGTGAGTTGAGTGTAACTTCCTTGAACATAAGTTACAGTATCTCCAAATTCCGCCAAACGTTTTTTTGTTCGTTCAATTGCATCAAAATCTTTATCAAAGCCGATAAGACGACCTGTTGTTAATTGTTTGCATATTTCATAACTGTGACCACCTGCACCCAATGTTGCGTCGACGTATATTCCGTCAGGTTTCACATTAAGCAAAGCAATCGTTTCTTCTAACATTACCGATATATGTTTCATTCGAAAAACTCCGTGAGAGATTCAGCGATCTCTTCAAAATTCTCACTCGCTGTTGCGTAGTATGTATCCCATCGCTCTTTATCCCAAATCTCAACGTGATCACTCACTCCTACGAGTACGCAGTTTTTAGTAAGTGCCGCTTCTTGCGATAAATGTGAAGGAATGCGAATTCTTCCTTGATTGTCTATGTCACACTCAGCTGCCTTCGACATAATCATATGTGTATACATCCGAGCCTCACGTTTGGTGGAAGGTAAACGTTTGAGGTTTTCATAGACTTGTTGCCATTGCTCAAGTGTGTAAATCGCTAAGCATCCATCGAGCCAACGGGTAACAATCATTGTGTCTCCCAGTTCCTCTCGGAATTTTGCGGGTACAATGATTCGTCCTTTGCCATCGATATTGTGTTGATATTCACCAATAAACATCGGATATACCCCACTTTCCACCACTTTTTACCACTTTGTACCACTATCTTATCATATTGTCCACAGTATGGGAACGAAAGTGTATAAAAAAAAGAGTAGTTTTCACTACCCTTTCGGATTTGCTTATGATTTGTTAACGATTTATGAAACTACCAACTAAGTTCAATACAAAGCGTGTTCTTAGTGCGATTAGACCAATGATATAGGTTAATCCAGCAACAGCAATCACAACAATTGTGCCCATTTTACCTGGCATGAACCCAGCAATCGGACCTTTTACTAAAAGTGCAACGATTCCCATAATAAGGGATGCCGCAATAATCTTTAAGAGATCACGAATAATAAACTGTGGATAAACTTTCCCAATCAAACGCTTCGCGCTCTTGTATATTGGGAAACAGGCAATAATTGCGGACAATGAATACGCAAATGATAACCCTGCAAGTGGTTGACCAAAGTAGCCGAACACACGTGTGAATATGAACATTCCAATTACAAATGTGATACTGACTAAGACAGTGTTCTTCACTGGTGACTTCATGTCATGATAAGCATAATGTATTCTAAATAAGAGTTCTCGAATTGCCATGGCAAATAAGACAAGCGAATCGAATATAAAGATTGGAACGATAATATCAATATCAGCAGGTGTCATTTTCCCATTTAGGAATACAAACTCGACAATTTCGTGAGCCAAGGTAACAAACCCAACCATGGCTGGAATTACAAAGACCGAAATCATGAGGACTGCATCATTAATTGACTTGTTGATTTTCTTATTATCACCCTCTACAACATTATGCGCTATTGTAGGGTAAGTAACATTCAGAATTGCTGAAATGAAGATCCCCGATACAAAACCAATCAATTTCGTAGCGTAAGTCATATAACTATAACCACCGGTTCCGTCTGCATGCAAACCGGAGGCATAGTTCTTCATGACAATATCATTGAATTGTCCAAGGAAAGCGGACAAGAGCAATGGTAAAGCCAAGCTAATCATAAGACGTAAATCACCATCTTTGAAGTCAATAAGCGCATAGTATTTAAAGTCTGATTTAATCATATATACGATAATAATTACTGCTTGTAACAATAAAGCTGCCAATTGACCATAGGCAAGCAACATAATATTGCCAGTGGATCGTGATAAGAATATTGCCGCAATAATTACGATGTTTGCTGGAAGTGTAACGAGAGCTGGAATAATAAAATTCTTTTTAACATTTAAGAAACCAGTTCCAAGTTGCACAATCGCAATTGAGAAGAGGCCCAAAGATATAACCCGCAAGAACGGTACTGCATACGCTACCGCTTCTGCGGATAGTTTCGATGCAAATATAAAGATAACAAATTCTGGTACGATGAACATGATGAGCATCATGACAGCACAGAATACAAGCATGATATTCAAAACATTGCTTGTGAATCGATTGGTACGTTCTTTGCTTTCTTTACTTAATCGCGTCAGCATTGGAATAATTCCAGTTACCAAAGCTGCTCCAACCACCGCAAGAACACTGGAAGGAATTGTATTCGCTAGGTTAAACGCATCTGTAATCGCACTAACACCATATGTGCTCGACATCGCAATATCTCGTCCAAAACCTAAAATTTTCGACAAGATTGTAATAAACATTACAACGATTGTTATTTTTTTCATAAATTTCCTCTACTTAATGACTCGCCATTCTAATTCTAAATCAACATCATATTCATCTTTAACACGTTTTTTGCATTCATTGATCACAGCATGCATATCGGCAACTGTTGCATTTCCAACATTAACAATGAAACCAGGATGTTTTTCTGAAACCATTGCATCGCCAACTTGGAATCCACGGAGTTTAACTGCATCAAACATCTTCCATACATAAAGGGAGTTCCCCTCTTTGTCTTTAGGTCGTTTAAACACACTTCCAGCATTCGCAAAATTACGTGGTTGCTTTACATAGCGTTCATGACGATAATAGAGCATTTTTTCCAATGCTTCGTTATAATCACCTTCACGTGCCTCCAATCCGGCACGAAGAATAAATACAGGCATTTGCGTTAACTTTGAGTGACGGTACGCAAAGAAATCCTCATCGGGAATAATACGCTCTACAGCATCCGTTTCAAAATTATAGACATCCACCCATTTAACATATTGCCCAATAGCATATTGCCATTGCCCTGCATTCATAATTAGTGCACCACCCATGGTTCCTGGAATATCTTCACAGAATTCAAGACCCCCTAAGGATTGTTCACACGCAAACCACGCCAGACGATTCAAACGCGTTCCCGCTTCAGTTACGATTTCTCCGTTTACGAGTTCAATATCATTGAGTAAGATTGTAACAATAAATACGGTGTTTTCATCATAGTGATCACGATCAAACATCATGTTGGAACCATTACCAATAATTACAATTTCGCGATCTTTGAAGTCACGAAGTGCAGCCACCATCCCCTCAACGGATTGTGGTAAAACAACAAGTGCAGCTTTCACATCTAATCTTAATGTGTTGTATCGCTTCAATGAAGCATCTTTCATTACAAAATATTCAGTCATAAGAACTCCTTTAATAGATTATTAGTCAACTGTAAGTGTACACTTTTCTGGGTGATTATTCAAGTTCGCTAATCAATTTCGGCATATCTGCAATTGTAAGAATTCCTAAGGGTTTTTCATTCACAAATCCCCGTGTTGTAATTACCATCGCAATCATCACTTTACCGTTCTCATGCAGTTTATTATAGGTTGCGATCGCATCGTATAGCGTCGTAGTTTCTGGGAGAAAGAGGACGCGGTCGTCATTTTCATAAAACTCCAAAACATCACTCACACGCAATGTTCGCAAATCCAATGATTTGAATGCGTAATTTTCAAGAAGCCGTTGATACAACCGATTGTGAAGCAGTCCAACATATCTCTTGTCCTCATAAACGGGTACGGCAGAATAATTATATTGCTTTTGATCCTTCAGTACATCTGACAGCAAACGGTCAGCTACCGTACTGTAAACACCATCTAGGGGCAAGACATCCT
The window above is part of the Erysipelothrix sp. HDW6C genome. Proteins encoded here:
- the mraZ gene encoding division/cell wall cluster transcriptional repressor MraZ — its product is MFIGEYQHNIDGKGRIIVPAKFREELGDTMIVTRWLDGCLAIYTLEQWQQVYENLKRLPSTKREARMYTHMIMSKAAECDIDNQGRIRIPSHLSQEAALTKNCVLVGVSDHVEIWDKERWDTYYATASENFEEIAESLTEFFE
- the rsmH gene encoding 16S rRNA (cytosine(1402)-N(4))-methyltransferase RsmH, with amino-acid sequence MKHISVMLEETIALLNVKPDGIYVDATLGAGGHSYEICKQLTTGRLIGFDKDFDAIERTKKRLAEFGDTVTYVQGSYTQLTEKLDELGITEVDGVLFDLGVSSPQFDDPERGFSYRFDARLDMRMDQTQALSAYEVVNNYSEEDLIRILKEHSEERYAHAIVKHILRRRPVTTTFELVECIKAAYPAKELKKGHPAKKTFQALRIEVNNEFAEAKDAVDQAVNLIKVGGRVVVITFHSIEDRIVKTIFNNYGKPAKVNPRIPVVQEEILHYKLISKGTKASKWELEDNNRAHSAILRGIERVV
- the murJ gene encoding murein biosynthesis integral membrane protein MurJ, whose translation is MKKITIVVMFITILSKILGFGRDIAMSSTYGVSAITDAFNLANTIPSSVLAVVGAALVTGIIPMLTRLSKESKERTNRFTSNVLNIMLVFCAVMMLIMFIVPEFVIFIFASKLSAEAVAYAVPFLRVISLGLFSIAIVQLGTGFLNVKKNFIIPALVTLPANIVIIAAIFLSRSTGNIMLLAYGQLAALLLQAVIIIVYMIKSDFKYYALIDFKDGDLRLMISLALPLLLSAFLGQFNDIVMKNYASGLHADGTGGYSYMTYATKLIGFVSGIFISAILNVTYPTIAHNVVEGDNKKINKSINDAVLMISVFVIPAMVGFVTLAHEIVEFVFLNGKMTPADIDIIVPIFIFDSLVLFAMAIRELLFRIHYAYHDMKSPVKNTVLVSITFVIGMFIFTRVFGYFGQPLAGLSFAYSLSAIIACFPIYKSAKRLIGKVYPQFIIRDLLKIIAASLIMGIVALLVKGPIAGFMPGKMGTIVVIAVAGLTYIIGLIALRTRFVLNLVGSFINR
- a CDS encoding IMP dehydrogenase — its product is MDTKNSRQFVDGFVKIEMYLKDYLDTPNVGFAQMVHMAAKTHKVVARYINELTEFGQLRNAIVHNRAGNNEAIAEPHDSVIQSMDHILGELEKPKTFKDVLPLDGVYSTVADRLLSDVLKDQKQYNYSAVPVYEDKRYVGLLHNRLYQRLLENYAFKSLDLRTLRVSDVLEFYENDDRVLFLPETTTLYDAIATYNKLHENGKVMIAMVITTRGFVNEKPLGILTIADMPKLISELE
- the murD gene encoding UDP-N-acetylmuramoyl-L-alanine--D-glutamate ligase; amino-acid sequence: MKALVIGGARSGIAVAHLLNREGYAVTLTTNQTFDQIQELKDAGITISLDDRDMSLVDDYDIVVKNPGIPNEHPLVLQFPVVLNEIEVATRFSQSYNYYAVSGTNGKTTTVTLLHEMLLAKASSALLAGNVGYALSDAVFRDRDFVRDVALEISAFQMEGTPTFAPKVYGLLNLSPDHLDRYASVQDYYDAKLSILPRVGTFVRNIDDANIASLTHEFQGNVIDISLTSNADVMMVDGVIVYDGIPLFNRKDLKLVGDHNVMNAAMAATIAYLAGVSIADIANVIASFAGVEHRIEFVAEIDSIRYYNDSKATNPESTEVCLRAFDQPIILLAGGYDKHISFEILRPYTHKIKKLFVFGESAQQIEEIFPDAFVVKTMKEAFDSAKNVANSGDIVVLSPACASYDQFDNFEQRGNIYKEYVKTLQ
- the mraY gene encoding phospho-N-acetylmuramoyl-pentapeptide-transferase, coding for MEKAIFAMIASAVVGVFVYPKFIEFLESKGSKQEVNEFAPDAFKEKKKTVTFGGAVFVAVPIIVMVILNGFTLNRDLFLLIMVYGSYALIGFVDDYKIVTEGKNDGISAKTKMAAQLGLSVVFYAVYILTGGDNMLSIPFLKTPINLGIFYLPLVMFMLSGASNAVNLTDGMDGLAGGTSLIAFIPFAYYAYKVGNFGVLLFILAIIGGLIAFLFFNRKPARIFMGDVGSLALGAALAAVAIVLGKEVILVVVAGVFVFETLCVIIQKISWKLRKKRIFRFTPIHYSFTLNGWDEADVVNMFYGIGLVCMVIGFVLLSLS
- the murB gene encoding UDP-N-acetylmuramate dehydrogenase, which gives rise to MTEYFVMKDASLKRYNTLRLDVKAALVVLPQSVEGMVAALRDFKDREIVIIGNGSNMMFDRDHYDENTVFIVTILLNDIELVNGEIVTEAGTRLNRLAWFACEQSLGGLEFCEDIPGTMGGALIMNAGQWQYAIGQYVKWVDVYNFETDAVERIIPDEDFFAYRHSKLTQMPVFILRAGLEAREGDYNEALEKMLYYRHERYVKQPRNFANAGSVFKRPKDKEGNSLYVWKMFDAVKLRGFQVGDAMVSEKHPGFIVNVGNATVADMHAVINECKKRVKDEYDVDLELEWRVIK
- a CDS encoding penicillin-binding protein, which gives rise to MKRKTNLKVFIMSIVMALIFVIVSANIFIVAVFGYHLNSGTDIKAEINGIQDVTNILYGERGLILDKNGAVLAHDVTAYLLSANIDPDRVGANGEPAHIVDKEEGARIISEIINKPYDDVLGILNSDAKQVEFGFEGKAISASQKEQLENSGLKGLGFQEVLTRVYPGRDFASKLIGYTGYDDETESIKGMMGLEGKYNDYLTGVDGYESYQQDRDGYKLRSVEVRKRDSKNGKNIKLTLDTNIQYQLEDSLKGIVNDPNVKASAAWGIVVEAKTGRVLGWGEYPGLDPDNPNNTYEDGVSQWTYEPGSTMKTFSVASAIDTGKWDDAETFYSGAFYVGDSDGKAVRLSDPDNAIHTITNAGEINYGSIPYDYGYAISSNVMIAELMTNKLDYNVYMEYLRKLKFFSPLETEGISGYAGDSGADDVSVLGTITNAFGQGMTVTMAQMAQAYTSVMGDGSVIQPYFIDSITDPVTNEVLFQGQTKNLGAVYKPETAQHMRDLMRLVVTKGSARRFDIPEIEVIGKTGTAQMVVDGVYSPTQYIFSSALGFPYDDPEVIVYTAYIANYGHDVDYSAVHVNKVVKTAVNSLSLGQEKGNEVVTEVKPVKVDNYVNINANTAAETLKGKGMNPIIIGNGTQVISQFPTYGYEMITGERIMLYTGGTEITMPDMTGWSYKEVTSFWSLTGVSVEITGFGFTTTQSIPAGTVLTQDSVISVNLQ
- a CDS encoding post-transcriptional regulator — its product is MQNNSQQFKLLLTLKLRQLHSNGLQGICYDDLYRMFTTHVWKHNKPSHLSELADDVLKITDEDVVRWLATESKIQGFKSSLEDYKRLIDDEEL
- a CDS encoding cell division protein FtsL; this encodes MAKHVIVKKRKKIRWSGLVGTVFTLALLLAFGTQVFVRTMNQSLANDIQDIENQVAQIKTENEAVKSEILALQDTNRVVAIAAEAGLKASENTVTVRGE